The Acanthopagrus latus isolate v.2019 chromosome 13, fAcaLat1.1, whole genome shotgun sequence genome contains a region encoding:
- the LOC119031855 gene encoding mesenteric estrogen-dependent adipogenesis protein-like produces the protein MTATKDSRITVTEVERFLTEPPAGFSVEVRDSERRVHSDPEQSLVLIDDFHSSKGKVVFQCSRGRDVKMQNLWEYTSMRKTLLSRRIYLLVAACEENCAQTNRKEASGARVLQQYVVSINGSDPFFKWQMERGLDWTISSIVGESYRVDIDLTELMESWAAKNTNIISEGLTKTRPLWRDASFTLKYYTDALFDFPHWFDFSKRQFKLRPT, from the exons ATGACGGCGACCAAAGACTCGAGGATAACAGTGACAGAGGTGGAGCGGTTTCTGACGGAACCTCCGGCCGGTTTCTCCGTGGAGGTCCGTGACTCCGAGCGCCGCGTCCACAGCGACCCGGAGCAGAGCCTGGTGCTCATCGATGACTTCCACTCCAGCAAGGGGAAAGTAGTTTTCCAGTGCTCGAGGGGAAG GGACGTCAAAATGCAGAATCTCTGGGAGTACACCAGCATGAgaaagactctgctgtccaggAGGATCTACCTGCTGGTGGCAGCCTGCGAGGAGAACTGTGCACAGACCAACAGAAAGGAGGCCAGTGGAGCCAGAG tgctgcagcagtacGTGGTGTCCATCAACGGCAGCGATCCTTTCTTCAAGtggcagatggagagaggacTGGACTGGACCATCTCCTCAATTGTTGGGGAGAGCTACAGGGTGGAT ATTGACTTGACTGAACTGATGGAGAGCTGGGCagcaaaaaacaccaacatcatAAGCGAGGGATTAACAAAAACCCGGCCTTTATGGAGAGACGCCTCCTTCACCCTCAAATATTACACCGACGCCCTCTTTGACTTCCCACATTGGTTTGACTTCAGCAAAAGACAATTCAAG CTGAGACCGACATGA
- the LOC119031214 gene encoding nectin-3-like protein, with translation MAKSAPGTASYLLLLTSIIQGSQDVEVFHYKKMEAVVGQDVVLPCTVNGRSDLKLVSIEWSKNINEFTKLAVYSLSFGVYLFWPNISMQIEDKTLGSNLHLPEVSKWDSGVYICDIITFPLGTIRRETQLEIQDVDVGLIICDANSTLEVHAGENVTIHCTALPNVQYRWTKNKKLLSENASLDLSWVTDAHGGAYTLTVNAGNKSLHKTFSISVLPTTTSLHTVTTRSTWAMTTQHTVDPEVTSSIFPENSSTLGSIMENSNKPGATPTLITRNIPDIEDADGAWTHLLLRSIIVAVLILIIVAAFLYTKQRIKRREKLVRENTSNHLMASNQNNHDHVRFNPCSSDIAGESSSDV, from the exons ATGGCTAAAAGTGCACCAGGAACGGCCTCCTATCTCCTGCTTCTCACCTCTATTATACAAG GGTCCCAGGACGTTGAGGTGTTCCATTATAAAAAGATGGAGGCAGTGGTGGGCCAGGACGTTGTGTTACCCTGTACTGTAAATGGCCGTTCTGATCTCAAGCTTGTCAGTATTGAATGGAGTAAGAATATAAATGAGTTCACAAAGCTGGCTGTGTACAGCCTAAGCTTTGGAGTATATCTATTTTGGCCTAACATCAGTATGCAGATTGAGGACAAGACATTGGGCTCCAACCTACACCTTCCTGAGGTGTCAAAATGGGACAGTGGTGTTTATATTTGTGACATCATAACCTTTCCTCTGGGCACCAtcaggagagaaacacagctggagatccAAG aTGTTGATGTTGGGTTAATAATCTGTGACGCTAACAGCACTCTTGAGGTCCATGCTGGAGAAAATGTGACCATTCACTGCACAGCGCTCCCGAACGTGCAGTACAGGTGGACCAAG AACAAGAAACTGCTGTCAGAGAATGCATCCCTGGACCTGTCGTGGGTGACTGATGCTCACGGAGGGGCTTACACACTGACTGTCAACGCAGGGAACAAAAGTCTGCACAAAACATTTAGCATCTCAGTGCTACCAACAACCACAAGCTTACATACAG TCACCACAAGATCAACATGGGCGATGACGACTCAACATACAGTGGATCCAGAGGTCACCTCCTCAATATTCCCAGAGAACTCCAGCACCCTGGGGAGCATTATGGAGAACTCCAACAAGCCTGGTGCAACCCCAACCCTCATCACTAGAAATATCCCTGACATTGAAG ATGCTGATGGTGCATGGACTCATCTGTTGCTGAGGTCAATCATCGTTGCAGTGCTGATACTGATCATTGTGGCTGCCTTCCTCTACACAAAACAAAGGATAAAGCGCAG ggaGAAATTGGTGCGTGAAAACACCTCAAACCACCTCATGgcttcaaatcaaaacaatcatGATCATGTCAGATTCAATCCCTGCTCTAGCGACATCGCTGGTGAATCATCCTCTGATGTGTGA